A window of the Deinococcus gobiensis I-0 genome harbors these coding sequences:
- the mnmD gene encoding tRNA (5-methylaminomethyl-2-thiouridine)(34)-methyltransferase MnmD, producing MSSPGPSSILTTPDGSRTALNARYGEAYGSRHGARSQAWHVFVGGSGTDNHPAPRVLEIGFGVGVNVRATLAATAASGAPLHYLAYEFDPATAATLREVATGGDAERHPAWEALLNVWDGAEGRLTTQAGGAALEVRFEDVTAADLPAAWATALYLDGFSPTRNPEVWTPEFAARLAAALAPGGVLTTYSAAGHVRRALQAAGLEVERRPGAPGKRECLRAVRPA from the coding sequence ATGTCCAGCCCTGGCCCCTCTTCCATCCTGACGACGCCCGACGGCTCGCGCACCGCCCTGAACGCCCGCTACGGCGAGGCCTACGGCTCGCGGCACGGAGCGCGCTCGCAGGCGTGGCACGTGTTCGTGGGGGGCAGCGGCACCGACAACCACCCGGCCCCGCGCGTGCTGGAAATCGGGTTCGGGGTGGGCGTGAATGTCCGCGCGACCCTGGCGGCGACCGCCGCGAGCGGCGCGCCCCTGCACTACCTCGCCTACGAGTTCGACCCGGCGACCGCCGCGACGCTGCGCGAGGTGGCGACCGGTGGCGACGCCGAACGTCACCCGGCCTGGGAGGCGCTGCTGAACGTCTGGGACGGGGCCGAGGGGCGGCTGACCACACAGGCGGGGGGCGCGGCGCTGGAGGTCCGTTTCGAGGACGTGACGGCCGCCGACCTGCCCGCCGCCTGGGCGACGGCGCTGTACCTCGACGGCTTCTCACCCACGCGCAACCCGGAGGTCTGGACCCCCGAATTCGCGGCGCGGCTGGCAGCGGCCCTGGCCCCCGGCGGCGTCCTGACCACCTACAGCGCGGCCGGGCACGTGCGCCGGGCCCTTCAGGCGGCGGGGCTGGAGGTCGAGCGCCGCCCCGGTGCTCCCGGCAAGCGCGAGTGCCTGCGGGCGGTGCGTCCCGCATGA
- a CDS encoding threonine aldolase family protein, with the protein MSPVLADLRSDTVTTPTPEMRDAMAGAAVGDDVYGEDPTVNALQAEVARQTGFEAGLFMPSGTMTNQVAIALHTRRGEEVICAEGSHIYEWELGMMATFSGVVPRFVPAPLGVPAPEDVRLAIRRSVHQSPSGMISLENTHNKAGGTVIPLDVLAGIREVATQEGLPLHLDGARVYNAAAALGVPVAEITRHFDTVSVCLSKGLGAPVGSVLVGSQAAMARAHRYRKMMGGGMRQAGVLAAAALIALRDGPAQLAADHRRARVLAGALVDAGFAVNLEAVQTNIVYATLPGAAERVAGWAERGVLANALGHDSVRFVLHHQIGDEALDRAIAVLTA; encoded by the coding sequence ATGTCTCCTGTGCTGGCCGACCTGCGCTCCGATACCGTGACCACCCCTACGCCCGAGATGCGGGATGCCATGGCGGGCGCGGCCGTAGGCGACGACGTCTACGGCGAAGACCCGACCGTCAACGCCTTACAGGCGGAGGTGGCGCGCCAGACCGGCTTCGAGGCGGGGCTGTTCATGCCGTCGGGCACCATGACCAATCAGGTCGCCATCGCCCTGCACACGCGCCGGGGCGAGGAGGTCATCTGCGCCGAGGGCTCGCACATCTACGAATGGGAACTGGGTATGATGGCGACCTTCAGCGGTGTGGTCCCCCGATTCGTGCCCGCGCCGCTGGGGGTCCCGGCCCCGGAGGACGTGCGTCTGGCGATCCGGCGCAGCGTCCACCAGTCGCCCAGCGGCATGATCAGCCTGGAGAACACGCACAACAAGGCGGGGGGCACGGTCATTCCGCTCGACGTGCTGGCGGGCATCCGTGAGGTGGCGACCCAGGAGGGCCTGCCGCTGCACCTCGACGGGGCGCGGGTCTACAACGCCGCGGCGGCGCTGGGCGTGCCGGTCGCGGAGATCACGCGGCATTTCGACACGGTCAGCGTATGCCTCAGCAAGGGGTTGGGCGCGCCGGTCGGCAGCGTGCTGGTCGGCTCCCAGGCAGCGATGGCCCGCGCCCACCGCTACCGCAAGATGATGGGCGGCGGGATGCGGCAGGCCGGGGTGCTGGCCGCCGCCGCCCTGATCGCCCTGCGCGACGGCCCCGCCCAGCTGGCCGCCGACCACCGCCGCGCCCGCGTGCTGGCCGGCGCGCTGGTGGACGCCGGCTTCGCCGTGAACCTGGAGGCCGTGCAGACCAACATCGTGTATGCCACGCTGCCCGGCGCGGCCGAGCGGGTGGCGGGCTGGGCCGAGCGGGGCGTGCTGGCCAACGCCCTGGGCCACGACTCGGTGCGCTTCGTGCTGCACCACCAGATCGGTGACGAGGCGCTGGACCGGGCCATCGCGGTGCTGACCGCCTGA
- a CDS encoding PRC and DUF2382 domain-containing protein: protein MTQANLIRLTELSNDAQYNLNDENVYNPVGHVAYGYGGDKIGTVRDALVEPGSGRIRYLLVDVGGWFSSKEVLVPVGHARIDEQGVYFDNLTKDQVKEMSEYREGEMYSSDAMDRDERVLRGVGNDTANMDTAATGTAAMATDTDRTDYQRRAYQTPDRLQLLEERLVVNKDRFKAGSVQIGKRVETHEESVSVPLQREEVVIERHAVSDARPVEGVVLGEGTQTMNVDLEAERANVSKQAYVTEEISVGKRAVTETQTVTDTVGREVLDVNKTGDVKLSDDGTVRDAATDRDTDRKY, encoded by the coding sequence ATGACGCAAGCCAACCTGATTCGCCTGACCGAACTGTCCAACGACGCCCAGTACAACCTGAACGACGAGAACGTGTACAACCCCGTCGGCCACGTCGCCTACGGCTACGGCGGCGACAAGATCGGCACCGTGCGCGACGCGCTGGTGGAGCCCGGCAGCGGCCGCATCCGCTACCTGCTGGTGGACGTGGGCGGTTGGTTCTCGAGCAAGGAAGTCCTCGTGCCGGTCGGCCACGCCCGCATCGACGAGCAGGGCGTGTACTTCGACAACCTGACCAAGGACCAGGTCAAGGAAATGAGCGAGTACCGCGAAGGCGAGATGTACTCCAGCGACGCGATGGACCGGGACGAGCGCGTGCTGCGTGGCGTGGGCAACGACACTGCGAACATGGACACCGCCGCCACCGGTACGGCAGCTATGGCGACCGACACCGACCGCACCGACTACCAGCGCCGCGCCTACCAGACGCCCGACCGTCTCCAGCTGCTCGAAGAGCGCCTCGTGGTCAACAAGGACCGCTTCAAGGCCGGCAGCGTGCAGATCGGTAAGCGCGTCGAGACGCACGAAGAGAGCGTCAGCGTGCCCCTCCAGCGCGAAGAAGTGGTCATCGAGCGTCACGCCGTGAGCGACGCCCGTCCCGTCGAGGGCGTGGTGCTGGGTGAAGGCACCCAGACCATGAACGTGGACCTCGAAGCTGAGCGCGCCAACGTGAGCAAGCAGGCCTACGTCACCGAAGAGATCAGCGTGGGCAAGCGCGCCGTGACCGAGACGCAGACCGTGACCGACACGGTGGGCCGCGAAGTGCTGGATGTCAACAAGACCGGCGACGTGAAGCTCAGCGACGACGGCACCGTGCGCGACGCGGCGACCGACCGCGACACCGACCGCAAGTACTGA
- a CDS encoding NAD(P)/FAD-dependent oxidoreductase, whose protein sequence is MNAAPHVAVIGGGVAGASVAYALGRAGARVTLIDSGQHAASRVPSALLNPVRGQSGKVDPQAVAGLRQTWAWVGELARAGEKVPCGREGVLRPVPDGRTREKFVRHLPPPTDLSHVWLAPADAPAPLAPGWAHALWLPEGGWLDGAAFTAALRRASGARVVRARATGWAARGVTLEGGESLAADAVVWCGGAVGSGWAGEGGVYRAGSLLLLDRAPSPVPLSFGAYVAPAASGGVLGATFEAPTPTWAPPRLPLGSLAWLLGKGLALTPDLRGPQVTGRWSGTRLSGLRCGQGEDGVWRLAGLGSKGFLLGPLLAQALARELLGRAARPAAPGALPVA, encoded by the coding sequence ATGAACGCCGCGCCGCATGTGGCCGTGATCGGGGGCGGGGTGGCGGGGGCCTCGGTCGCCTACGCCCTGGGGCGCGCCGGGGCGCGGGTCACGCTGATCGACAGCGGGCAGCACGCCGCGAGCCGGGTACCCTCGGCCCTGCTCAACCCGGTGCGCGGGCAATCGGGCAAGGTGGACCCGCAGGCGGTCGCCGGGCTGCGCCAGACCTGGGCCTGGGTCGGAGAGCTGGCGCGGGCCGGAGAGAAGGTGCCTTGCGGCCGCGAAGGTGTCCTGCGCCCCGTGCCGGACGGGCGCACCCGCGAAAAGTTCGTGCGCCACCTGCCGCCGCCCACCGACCTGTCGCACGTCTGGCTGGCCCCCGCCGACGCGCCCGCGCCCCTGGCTCCCGGCTGGGCCCATGCCCTGTGGCTGCCCGAAGGCGGCTGGCTCGACGGCGCGGCCTTCACGGCGGCGCTGCGCCGGGCCTCGGGGGCGCGGGTGGTGCGGGCGCGGGCGACGGGCTGGGCGGCCCGGGGCGTCACGCTGGAAGGCGGCGAGTCCCTGGCCGCCGACGCGGTCGTGTGGTGCGGCGGCGCGGTGGGCAGCGGCTGGGCAGGCGAGGGGGGCGTGTACCGCGCCGGCAGCCTGCTGCTGCTGGACCGCGCGCCCTCGCCCGTGCCGCTGAGTTTCGGGGCTTACGTCGCCCCGGCGGCATCGGGCGGGGTCCTGGGCGCGACCTTCGAGGCCCCGACCCCGACCTGGGCACCGCCCCGGCTGCCGCTGGGGTCGCTGGCCTGGCTGCTGGGCAAGGGCCTGGCCCTGACCCCCGACCTGCGCGGCCCGCAGGTCACGGGGCGCTGGAGCGGCACGCGGCTCTCGGGCCTGCGCTGCGGCCAGGGCGAGGACGGGGTGTGGCGCCTGGCCGGGCTGGGCAGCAAGGGCTTTTTGCTGGGGCCGCTGCTGGCGCAGGCGCTGGCGCGGGAACTTCTGGGCCGCGCGGCCCGCCCCGCCGCACCGGGCGCGTTACCCGTGGCGTGA
- a CDS encoding YsnF/AvaK domain-containing protein, whose product MTNQDPTIQPPLSGEPDAAVLAQAQSRTELGRLTLHEERANVEVVRGGAGSVSVLRRVVEREELVPVQLVRETLEITVQDGQGLVTLNGEALEPGRTYEVLVREERAEVTKQVYALSDVVLSKQSRTVTHQETVTLRRETLDVRDPHGLTRELAIVDEDLR is encoded by the coding sequence ATGACGAATCAGGACCCCACGATCCAGCCCCCCCTCTCCGGCGAACCCGACGCGGCGGTGCTGGCGCAGGCCCAGAGCCGCACCGAACTCGGCCGCCTGACCCTGCATGAGGAACGCGCCAACGTCGAGGTGGTGCGTGGCGGTGCCGGGTCGGTGAGCGTGCTGCGGCGCGTGGTCGAACGTGAGGAGCTGGTGCCGGTGCAGCTCGTGCGCGAGACGCTGGAGATCACGGTGCAGGACGGTCAGGGCCTCGTGACCCTGAACGGTGAGGCGCTGGAGCCGGGCCGCACCTACGAGGTGCTGGTGCGTGAGGAGCGGGCCGAGGTGACCAAGCAGGTCTACGCCCTAAGCGACGTGGTGCTGAGCAAGCAGAGCCGCACCGTGACCCACCAGGAGACGGTGACGCTGCGCCGCGAGACCCTCGACGTGCGCGACCCCCACGGCCTGACCCGCGAACTCGCCATCGTGGACGAGGACCTGCGCTGA
- a CDS encoding oxygenase MpaB family protein has protein sequence MAPDLPPPPRSLVQLEAARRRFGPGRVALLTEMVQTGDPLADAATRELRTGGEEARRASDLGLRHGAAFLDDRFPALRALLAAAEADPPWLDRARLARGSEAYLAIGNVWITLSLGPGSLTHTYSSPSIARVLVRTGNLTRMARRRIIETGVWNIETALPGGLERGAGGYVHNLQVRLLHAGVRASLRARGWDDRETGAPINQVEMARTWLDFTYVPFRALGAFGISFSRAELDDLYHFWRYVAHLLGVDPRLYGDVTDQAQAGELLALINGTMEPATDDTRQLTREMLVAVAELLQPSLRLPPPLILDLTHALARQLHGDALADRLAIRRPPIRLALPLLTLANRLRRAHERLWPRQRARAIRATVAYFREQLATLEGPTTYQRPAEGPGGLPVTQEPPARP, from the coding sequence ATGGCCCCCGACCTGCCCCCACCGCCCCGCAGCCTCGTTCAGCTGGAGGCGGCGCGCCGGCGTTTCGGCCCCGGGCGGGTGGCCCTGCTCACCGAGATGGTCCAGACGGGCGACCCCCTGGCCGACGCCGCCACCCGTGAACTGCGGACCGGGGGCGAGGAGGCCCGGCGCGCCTCGGACCTGGGCTTGCGGCACGGCGCCGCCTTTCTGGACGACCGTTTCCCGGCGCTGCGGGCGCTGCTCGCCGCTGCCGAGGCCGACCCGCCCTGGCTCGACCGTGCCCGGCTCGCACGTGGCTCGGAGGCGTACCTCGCCATCGGCAACGTCTGGATCACGCTGTCGCTCGGTCCCGGCTCGCTGACCCACACCTACAGTTCGCCCAGCATCGCGCGGGTGCTCGTGCGCACCGGCAACCTGACGCGCATGGCCCGGCGGCGCATCATCGAAACGGGGGTCTGGAACATCGAGACGGCGCTGCCCGGCGGCCTGGAGCGGGGTGCAGGTGGCTACGTCCATAACCTCCAGGTCAGGCTGCTGCACGCCGGTGTGCGGGCCAGCCTGCGCGCACGCGGCTGGGACGACCGCGAGACTGGCGCGCCCATCAACCAGGTCGAGATGGCGCGCACCTGGCTGGACTTCACCTATGTGCCCTTCCGGGCGCTGGGGGCTTTCGGCATCTCCTTCAGCCGCGCCGAGCTGGACGACCTGTACCACTTCTGGCGCTACGTCGCGCACCTGCTGGGCGTGGACCCCCGGCTGTACGGCGACGTGACGGATCAGGCGCAGGCGGGCGAGCTGCTCGCCCTCATCAACGGCACGATGGAACCGGCCACCGACGATACCCGGCAGCTGACCCGGGAGATGTTGGTCGCGGTCGCGGAGCTGCTGCAACCCAGCCTGCGCCTGCCGCCTCCGCTGATCCTCGACCTCACACACGCACTGGCGCGGCAGCTGCACGGCGACGCCCTGGCCGACCGCCTGGCGATCCGCCGCCCGCCCATTCGCCTCGCGCTGCCCCTGCTCACGCTCGCCAACCGTCTGCGCCGCGCCCACGAACGCCTCTGGCCCCGGCAGCGGGCACGGGCCATCCGGGCGACGGTGGCCTACTTCCGGGAGCAGCTCGCCACCCTGGAAGGTCCGACCACCTACCAGCGCCCTGCCGAGGGACCGGGCGGCCTGCCCGTGACACAGGAACCGCCTGCCCGGCCCTGA
- a CDS encoding CPBP family intramembrane glutamic endopeptidase has translation MTLPDAPRPPEPPAWPGESTPAPVPPGPQIRAVDGNRAALALLIVQNVVSALLIARGAPLGTALLGAFAVTVLVAFTLFRPAMTALLRDTRWRTPPSWGTALAAFALAFIASRALALAYVLLVPSGADAVPQFLSRGADQWALFLAAGLLIPLAEEVAFRGLLMRGHERAAGFMVAALTSTFAFSLAHGVPASIAGILPLAYVLARVVQHSGSLWNSVIIHAANNTLAVALGALLAGRDLGGQGDAASLLKDEALRLPLAGGALLFGLAVLAVCHIWLTPRADPQERRVPGPWLSGAYVAVVVFGVVSLLLTLPFAQGWLGRISALLN, from the coding sequence ATGACGCTTCCCGACGCGCCCCGCCCGCCCGAACCGCCCGCGTGGCCGGGCGAGAGTACGCCGGCCCCGGTGCCCCCCGGCCCACAGATCCGCGCGGTGGACGGCAACCGCGCCGCCCTGGCCCTCCTGATCGTGCAGAACGTGGTGTCGGCGCTGCTGATCGCCCGGGGCGCGCCGCTGGGCACCGCGCTGCTGGGGGCCTTCGCGGTGACGGTCCTGGTCGCCTTCACGCTCTTTCGCCCGGCGATGACGGCCCTGCTGCGCGACACCCGCTGGCGCACGCCGCCCTCCTGGGGCACGGCGCTGGCGGCTTTCGCGCTGGCTTTCATCGCCTCGCGGGCGCTCGCGCTGGCCTACGTGCTGCTCGTGCCCTCGGGGGCCGACGCGGTGCCGCAGTTCCTGAGCCGGGGGGCCGACCAGTGGGCGCTGTTCCTGGCGGCGGGTCTGCTCATCCCGCTGGCCGAGGAAGTCGCCTTCCGGGGCCTGCTCATGCGCGGGCACGAGCGCGCGGCGGGCTTCATGGTGGCCGCCCTCACCAGCACCTTCGCCTTCTCGCTGGCGCACGGCGTTCCGGCGAGCATCGCGGGCATCCTGCCGCTGGCCTACGTGCTCGCGCGGGTCGTGCAGCACAGCGGCAGCCTGTGGAACAGCGTGATCATCCATGCGGCCAACAACACGCTGGCGGTGGCGCTCGGGGCGCTGCTCGCGGGGCGTGACCTCGGCGGGCAGGGCGACGCGGCCTCCCTCCTCAAGGACGAGGCGCTGCGCCTGCCGCTGGCCGGCGGGGCGCTGCTGTTCGGCCTCGCCGTGCTGGCCGTGTGCCACATCTGGCTGACCCCCAGGGCCGATCCCCAGGAGCGCCGTGTGCCGGGGCCGTGGCTCAGCGGGGCCTACGTCGCGGTGGTGGTGTTCGGGGTGGTGTCGCTGCTGCTCACCCTGCCCTTCGCGCAGGGCTGGCTGGGCCGTATCAGCGCCCTGCTGAACTGA